In Natrinema amylolyticum, the following are encoded in one genomic region:
- a CDS encoding GNAT family N-acetyltransferase, with translation MPRLWRLTRNRYGRAAYDALARVGITATVMDEYVATLTEDQFDAPASNGERSYAIDVCEPARVASLDAPVDELEPDERIVAALEDGRARGYLFLSVDTAHEIGPLERTLAFDGAYVRRVFVDPAHRNRGIATAMVAEACRRARERGARRATALVAVDNAPSRALFERHGFEPRRRRRYVRVGPFSHRATRAV, from the coding sequence ATGCCACGACTGTGGCGGCTGACGCGCAACCGGTACGGCCGCGCCGCCTACGACGCGCTCGCACGGGTAGGGATCACGGCGACGGTGATGGACGAGTACGTCGCGACGCTCACCGAAGATCAGTTCGACGCGCCCGCGTCGAACGGCGAGCGATCGTACGCGATCGACGTCTGCGAACCGGCGCGGGTCGCGTCGCTCGACGCGCCGGTGGACGAACTCGAGCCCGACGAACGGATCGTCGCCGCGCTCGAGGACGGGCGAGCGCGAGGGTATCTCTTTCTCTCGGTGGATACCGCCCACGAGATCGGCCCCCTCGAGCGGACGCTCGCGTTCGACGGCGCTTACGTCAGACGCGTCTTCGTCGATCCGGCGCACCGAAACCGCGGTATCGCGACGGCAATGGTCGCCGAGGCCTGTCGACGGGCGCGCGAACGTGGCGCGCGGCGGGCCACTGCACTCGTCGCCGTCGATAACGCACCGTCGCGCGCGTTGTTCGAACGCCACGGCTTCGAACCGCGCCGCCGTCGGCGCTACGTCAGGGTCGGTCCGTTCTCCCATCGGGCGACTCGAGCGGTCTGA